The Novosphingobium kaempferiae genome includes a window with the following:
- a CDS encoding CCA tRNA nucleotidyltransferase, which translates to MTDLLEAPWMHREDLAALVAALGVDNARYVGGAVRDTLLGLPVKDIDMATTLLPEAVIERLGGAGIRSVPTGIEHGTVTAILPHGPVEITTLRHDVSTDGRRATVAFASDWREDAARRDFTINALYADPLTGEIFDWFGGKADLDTRRVRFIGDARQRIREDHLRILRYFRFQARFGSTPADEEAESACAELAATLKGLSRERVGMEMMNLLSLPDPAPTVRRMEELGVLAVILPEADPKALAALVEVEHVRPDALRRLAALLPAQPSLAEQVASRFRLSAAQKKRLSLAAARDGEPGEPRALAYRLGREAALDRLLIAGTDTSALTDWEIPAFPLKGGQIVARGVGAGPDVARILRRVEERWIAEAFPDAARVEALLDDVLAEARA; encoded by the coding sequence ATGACTGACCTGCTCGAAGCCCCCTGGATGCACCGTGAAGACCTTGCCGCGCTCGTCGCCGCGCTCGGTGTGGACAACGCGCGCTACGTCGGCGGCGCCGTGCGCGACACCTTGCTCGGCCTGCCGGTCAAGGACATCGACATGGCCACCACGCTGCTGCCCGAAGCCGTCATCGAACGGCTGGGGGGAGCCGGGATCCGCAGCGTGCCGACCGGCATCGAGCACGGCACCGTCACAGCCATCCTGCCGCACGGACCCGTCGAGATCACGACGCTGCGCCATGACGTATCCACCGACGGCCGCCGTGCCACCGTGGCCTTCGCCAGCGACTGGCGCGAGGACGCCGCCCGCCGGGACTTCACGATCAACGCGCTCTACGCCGATCCTCTGACCGGCGAGATCTTCGACTGGTTCGGCGGAAAGGCAGACCTCGATACCCGCCGCGTGCGCTTCATCGGCGATGCCCGCCAGCGCATCCGCGAGGATCACCTGCGCATCCTGCGGTACTTCCGCTTCCAGGCGCGCTTCGGTTCGACGCCCGCCGATGAGGAAGCCGAGAGCGCGTGCGCGGAACTGGCCGCGACGCTCAAGGGCCTGTCGCGCGAGCGTGTCGGCATGGAAATGATGAACCTCCTAAGCCTGCCTGACCCGGCTCCGACGGTGCGGCGCATGGAGGAACTCGGCGTGCTTGCGGTGATCCTGCCCGAAGCCGATCCGAAGGCGTTGGCGGCGCTCGTCGAGGTCGAACATGTTCGGCCCGATGCTCTCCGGCGCCTGGCTGCGCTGCTGCCTGCACAGCCCTCGCTCGCCGAACAGGTCGCATCACGCTTCCGACTGTCGGCTGCCCAGAAGAAGCGCCTTTCGCTCGCCGCTGCGCGTGACGGTGAGCCGGGTGAGCCCCGCGCCCTGGCATATCGCCTCGGCCGGGAGGCAGCGCTGGACCGGCTGCTGATCGCTGGCACGGACACCTCAGCACTGACTGATTGGGAAATCCCCGCATTCCCGCTCAAGGGCGGACAGATCGTCGCGCGCGGGGTCGGCGCCGGACCGGATGTGGCGCGCATCCTGCGCCGGGTCGAGGAGCGCTGGATCGCCGAGGCCTTCCCCGATGCAGCCCGCGTC
- a CDS encoding CoA pyrophosphatase, whose translation MSALFEEVSRRFEAGHTGAPPRLWSDPRIHDIERFTPAAVLVAITERPRPGVLLLHRPSNMRAHPGQIAFPGGRVDPGENAVEAALREANEELGICAKDVRVIGESDLYRTGSGYEITPVVAVIRADVDIHPNPAEVAQWFEAPVDFVLDPANQLTRTVDWEGRRHSFIEITWNDARQDHVIWGVTGAILHNLAGRLNWPHEPRRND comes from the coding sequence ATGAGCGCCCTGTTCGAAGAAGTCTCCCGCCGCTTCGAGGCAGGCCACACCGGTGCGCCGCCACGCCTCTGGAGCGATCCGCGCATACACGACATCGAGCGCTTCACGCCCGCCGCCGTGCTCGTCGCCATCACCGAGCGACCGCGTCCCGGCGTCCTGCTGCTCCACCGCCCCTCCAACATGCGCGCGCACCCCGGCCAGATCGCCTTCCCCGGCGGCCGCGTCGATCCGGGCGAGAACGCGGTCGAGGCTGCCCTGCGCGAGGCGAACGAGGAACTCGGCATCTGCGCGAAGGACGTGCGCGTGATCGGCGAAAGCGACCTCTATCGCACCGGCAGCGGGTACGAGATCACGCCGGTCGTCGCCGTGATCCGGGCTGACGTCGACATCCATCCCAACCCCGCCGAAGTCGCGCAGTGGTTCGAGGCACCGGTCGATTTCGTGCTCGATCCCGCCAACCAGCTGACGCGAACCGTCGACTGGGAGGGCCGCAGGCACAGCTTCATCGAGATCACCTGGAACGATGCGCGGCAGGACCATGTGATATGGGGCGTCACCGGCGCGATCCTGCACAACCTTGCCGGACGGCTGAATTGGCCCCATGAACCGCGCCGGAATGACTGA
- a CDS encoding DUF1285 domain-containing protein, translating to MPYEPPPELAALSLAEVADLVATRKLPPVAEWTPEAQGDSEMRIAADGRWFHQDGEIRRPAMVRAFASLLTRDEAGQHWLVTPMQKLSIEVEDAAFIAIDVKREGDALAFRLNTDDLVIAGPEHPITAEGDAETPALYVAVRNGTRARLNRSTYAQLVEIALEGDDLSVGSKGVRFPLVPA from the coding sequence ATGCCTTATGAACCGCCTCCCGAACTCGCAGCGCTGAGCCTTGCCGAAGTCGCCGACCTCGTAGCGACGCGCAAGCTTCCGCCGGTCGCGGAATGGACGCCGGAAGCCCAGGGCGATAGCGAGATGCGCATCGCCGCCGATGGTCGCTGGTTCCATCAGGACGGCGAAATCCGCCGCCCCGCCATGGTCCGCGCCTTCGCCTCGCTCCTCACGCGGGACGAGGCCGGACAGCATTGGCTGGTCACGCCGATGCAGAAGCTGTCGATCGAGGTGGAAGATGCGGCCTTCATCGCCATCGACGTCAAGCGGGAGGGAGACGCCCTCGCGTTTCGCCTCAACACCGACGACCTCGTCATCGCCGGTCCGGAACACCCGATCACCGCCGAAGGCGACGCCGAAACGCCGGCGCTCTACGTCGCCGTGCGCAATGGCACCCGCGCGCGCCTGAACCGCAGCACTTATGCGCAACTGGTCGAGATCGCGCTGGAAGGCGACGATCTTTCGGTCGGCAGCAAGGGCGTCCGTTTCCCGCTGGTTCCCGCATGA
- a CDS encoding GNAT family N-acetyltransferase, protein MTQTQSEAATIIPLDNVDPALVEALLDAAFEPERHKRTAYKVREGTDWLPALSFAALDGNEMLVGTIQCWPVALNTPEGRPFPMIMVGPVAVMPGHQGMGYGQALMSTSMASIDDRAPLPQVMIGDPEYYGRFWGFSNEGTEGWDLPGPFERRRLLVRCANTAVLPEKGMLGPWLR, encoded by the coding sequence ATGACCCAGACCCAATCCGAAGCCGCCACGATCATTCCGCTCGACAACGTCGATCCCGCGCTCGTCGAAGCACTGCTCGATGCCGCCTTCGAACCGGAGCGTCATAAGCGCACCGCCTACAAGGTGCGCGAAGGTACCGACTGGCTCCCCGCGCTCAGCTTTGCAGCGCTCGACGGCAACGAGATGCTGGTCGGCACCATCCAGTGCTGGCCGGTTGCGCTCAACACGCCCGAGGGACGCCCCTTCCCGATGATCATGGTCGGCCCGGTCGCCGTCATGCCCGGCCATCAGGGCATGGGCTATGGGCAGGCGCTGATGTCGACCAGCATGGCGAGCATCGACGACCGCGCGCCGCTGCCGCAGGTCATGATCGGCGATCCCGAGTACTACGGCCGCTTCTGGGGTTTCTCCAACGAAGGGACCGAAGGCTGGGATCTCCCCGGTCCCTTCGAGCGTCGCCGCCTGCTGGTGCGCTGCGCGAACACCGCCGTGCTGCCGGAAAAGGGCATGCTCGGCCCCTGGTTGCGCTGA
- a CDS encoding PQQ-dependent sugar dehydrogenase, with the protein MIARRLLVALSPLAVALASCGSAATGEKATAAAVETNTPFKVETLDQFDEPWAMAFDEGTGTLFVTEKKGAMRFRTPDGRLGTVSGVPKVDYGGQGGLGDFIFAPGQTGKTLDRRVVYLSWAEAGDGDTRGAAVGKADLVCEAPTRCALQNLAVIWRQTPKVSGRGHYSHRLRFSPDGKYLFIASGERQKFTPAQDLGTNLGKVIRLLPDGTPAPGNPYADKPAPTNQIWSYGHRNILGLAFDPQGRLWDLEHGPAGGDELNLVKPGANYGWPLVSDGDHYDGKKIPRNSTRPDLAQPAISWNPVIAPGDFIFYTGDMFPAWKGQALITGLVATGLVRVKIDGEKASEEARYPMENRIREIRQGPDGAIWLLEDGEGPDSGHLLKLTAAG; encoded by the coding sequence ATGATCGCAAGACGTCTCCTTGTCGCCCTATCGCCGCTAGCCGTGGCGCTCGCAAGCTGCGGCAGCGCCGCCACCGGGGAAAAGGCAACCGCCGCCGCAGTCGAAACCAACACTCCCTTCAAGGTCGAGACGCTCGATCAGTTCGACGAACCCTGGGCCATGGCGTTCGACGAAGGCACCGGCACGCTGTTCGTGACCGAAAAGAAGGGCGCGATGCGCTTCCGCACGCCCGACGGCCGCCTAGGCACCGTCAGCGGCGTACCCAAAGTGGACTACGGCGGCCAGGGCGGCCTCGGCGACTTCATCTTCGCGCCCGGCCAGACCGGCAAGACCCTCGACCGCCGCGTGGTATATCTGAGCTGGGCGGAAGCGGGCGACGGCGACACGCGCGGCGCGGCGGTGGGCAAGGCAGACCTCGTGTGCGAGGCGCCGACGCGGTGTGCGCTCCAGAACCTCGCCGTGATCTGGCGACAGACGCCGAAGGTCAGCGGACGCGGGCACTACTCGCACCGCCTGCGCTTCTCGCCCGACGGCAAGTACCTCTTTATCGCATCGGGAGAGCGGCAGAAGTTCACCCCCGCGCAGGATCTCGGCACCAACCTCGGCAAGGTGATCCGCCTGCTGCCTGACGGCACGCCCGCTCCCGGCAATCCCTATGCCGACAAGCCCGCGCCGACCAACCAGATCTGGTCCTACGGCCACCGCAACATCCTCGGCCTCGCCTTCGATCCGCAGGGACGGCTGTGGGATCTGGAACACGGCCCGGCGGGCGGCGACGAGCTGAACCTCGTCAAGCCCGGCGCCAACTACGGCTGGCCGCTGGTGTCGGACGGCGATCATTACGATGGCAAGAAGATACCCCGCAATTCGACCCGGCCTGACCTCGCGCAGCCCGCGATCAGCTGGAACCCGGTAATCGCACCGGGCGACTTCATCTTCTACACCGGCGACATGTTCCCCGCGTGGAAGGGACAGGCGCTCATCACCGGCCTCGTCGCCACCGGTCTCGTCCGTGTTAAGATCGATGGCGAAAAGGCCAGCGAGGAAGCGCGCTACCCGATGGAGAACCGCATCCGCGAAATCCGTCAGGGTCCGGACGGCGCGATCTGGCTGCTGGAGGATGGCGAAGGGCCGGACAGCGGCCACCTGCTCAAGCTCACCGCCGCAGGCTGA
- a CDS encoding ribonuclease HII encodes MLAPLTGSTPQPSATKRYVIGVDEAGRGPLAGPVVAGAVLLCKPRPAGLDDSKKLSAARRSELEATIKRRCKWAVGVVDVEEIDRLNIFGATMLAMTRAVASLCEVLGEDPHEVLVDGNMTPHGRREEWRWAARAIVGGDAIEPCISAASIIAKEHRDRLMRDLALAHPHYGWERNAGYGTPEHLAALRLHGATPHHRRSFAPVAQLSLAI; translated from the coding sequence ATGCTTGCACCTCTCACGGGTTCCACCCCGCAGCCTTCAGCCACGAAACGTTACGTGATCGGCGTCGACGAGGCCGGTCGTGGCCCGCTTGCGGGCCCGGTTGTGGCAGGGGCGGTATTGCTCTGCAAGCCGCGTCCCGCCGGGCTGGACGATTCCAAGAAGCTTTCCGCGGCCCGCCGCTCCGAACTGGAGGCGACGATCAAGCGGCGCTGTAAGTGGGCGGTGGGCGTGGTCGACGTGGAGGAGATCGACCGCCTCAACATCTTCGGGGCGACGATGCTGGCGATGACCCGCGCCGTGGCCTCGCTATGCGAGGTGCTGGGCGAGGATCCGCATGAAGTGCTGGTCGACGGCAACATGACGCCGCATGGGCGGCGCGAGGAATGGCGCTGGGCCGCCCGGGCCATCGTCGGGGGCGATGCGATCGAGCCGTGCATCTCGGCCGCGTCGATCATCGCCAAGGAGCACCGCGATCGGCTGATGCGCGATCTGGCGCTGGCGCATCCCCATTACGGGTGGGAGCGCAATGCCGGTTACGGCACGCCCGAGCACCTGGCGGCGCTGCGGCTGCACGGGGCTACCCCGCATCATCGCCGCAGCTTCGCGCCGGTGGCGCAGCTTTCGCTGGCGATTTAG
- a CDS encoding site-specific DNA-methyltransferase: MGQILVRERIRAKAPAPTPKELLPLGHILPGDCIEAMRSIPDASVDMVFADPPYNLQLGGDLSRPDGSHVDAVTNDWDKFSSFATYDQFTRDWLTEARRVLKPEGSLWVIGSYHNIFRLGAIMQDMGFWILNDIVWRKANPMPNFKGTRFTNAHETLIWASMGEKSKYTFNYRAMKTLNDELQMRSDWVLPICNGAERLKKGGRKVHPTQKPEALLYRVMLATTNKGDVVLDPFFGTGTTGAVAKRLGREWIGCERENDYREAALERIEMALPLDESALKTMQSKRTAPKVAFGTLIETGWIEPGTQLFDKKRRHVATVRADGSLLAGDVNGSIHGVGKDLQGAPSCNGWTFWHMEHEGQIKPIDAIRQLYLLATEP, from the coding sequence ATGGGTCAGATCTTGGTCAGGGAACGCATTCGGGCAAAGGCGCCTGCGCCCACCCCGAAGGAGCTGCTTCCGCTCGGCCACATCCTGCCCGGCGACTGCATCGAGGCCATGCGCTCGATCCCGGACGCGTCGGTGGACATGGTCTTCGCCGATCCGCCGTACAATCTCCAGCTCGGCGGCGACCTGTCGCGTCCCGACGGTAGCCACGTGGACGCGGTGACGAACGACTGGGACAAGTTCTCCAGCTTCGCGACTTACGACCAGTTCACCCGCGACTGGCTGACCGAGGCCCGCCGCGTGCTGAAGCCGGAAGGTTCGCTCTGGGTTATCGGATCGTACCACAACATCTTCCGCCTCGGCGCGATCATGCAGGACATGGGGTTCTGGATCCTCAACGACATCGTGTGGCGCAAGGCGAACCCGATGCCCAACTTCAAGGGCACCCGCTTCACCAACGCGCACGAGACGCTGATCTGGGCGAGCATGGGCGAGAAGTCGAAGTACACCTTCAACTACCGCGCGATGAAGACGCTCAATGACGAACTGCAGATGCGCTCCGATTGGGTGCTGCCGATCTGCAATGGTGCGGAGCGTCTCAAGAAGGGCGGCCGCAAGGTCCACCCGACGCAGAAGCCCGAGGCTCTGCTCTATCGCGTGATGCTGGCGACCACCAACAAGGGCGACGTCGTGCTCGACCCGTTCTTCGGCACCGGCACCACCGGCGCGGTCGCCAAGCGCCTCGGTCGCGAGTGGATCGGCTGCGAGCGTGAGAACGACTATCGCGAAGCCGCGCTGGAACGCATCGAGATGGCGCTGCCGCTCGACGAAAGCGCGCTTAAGACCATGCAGTCCAAGCGCACCGCACCCAAGGTGGCGTTCGGCACGCTGATCGAGACCGGCTGGATCGAGCCCGGCACGCAGCTGTTCGACAAGAAGCGTCGCCATGTCGCCACCGTCCGCGCGGACGGCTCGCTGCTGGCGGGTGACGTCAACGGTTCGATCCATGGCGTCGGCAAGGATCTGCAGGGCGCGCCGTCATGCAACGGCTGGACGTTCTGGCACATGGAGCACGAAGGCCAGATCAAGCCGATAGACGCGATCCGCCAGCTTTACCTCCTCGCCACGGAGCCGTGA
- the folP gene encoding dihydropteroate synthase — protein MTRKLYIRPIALAESPQSEEGEAIRLGGAMVWASRFAIIVRENGRVISRQRVSTAQVPAALASLPADLGAAAEAQWANLRKVHAPIQCGPRTIRLEQPQVMGILNMTPDSFSDGGKFLDDAQTAAEHAAAMLEAGAAIIDIGGESTRPGAAAVWEGDELKRVVPMVERLAAMGAAISVDTRRPAVMEATLEVGAHIINDVSALRYDPRSLELAAASGAPVVLMHAPGKADDLHSGTPFDDVVLDVFDWLAERRDACVAAGIAPERIILDPGFGFGLSLAENLTLFNALPLFHALGQPLLVGVSRKRMIGALSNEAPAHRRLGGSVALAVKAMDAGAHILRVHDVPETVQAVRVWRGLRDAALTDFSQLPD, from the coding sequence ATGACCCGCAAGCTCTACATCCGCCCGATCGCCCTCGCCGAAAGCCCGCAGAGCGAGGAGGGGGAGGCCATCCGCCTTGGCGGCGCGATGGTCTGGGCGAGCCGGTTCGCCATCATCGTGCGCGAGAACGGGCGCGTGATCTCCCGCCAGCGGGTCTCCACCGCGCAGGTGCCTGCCGCGCTCGCCTCTCTGCCGGCCGATCTCGGCGCGGCGGCGGAGGCGCAGTGGGCGAACTTGCGCAAGGTCCATGCGCCCATCCAGTGCGGCCCCCGGACGATCCGGCTGGAGCAGCCGCAGGTCATGGGCATCCTCAACATGACGCCGGACAGCTTCTCCGACGGCGGCAAGTTCCTCGACGATGCGCAGACGGCCGCCGAACATGCCGCTGCCATGCTTGAGGCGGGAGCGGCGATCATCGACATCGGCGGTGAGTCCACCCGGCCCGGTGCGGCGGCCGTGTGGGAAGGCGACGAACTCAAGCGCGTGGTGCCGATGGTGGAGCGGCTCGCGGCGATGGGCGCGGCGATCAGCGTGGACACGCGCCGTCCTGCAGTGATGGAGGCGACGCTGGAGGTGGGAGCGCACATCATCAACGACGTCTCGGCCCTGCGCTATGATCCGCGCAGCCTGGAACTGGCGGCCGCGTCCGGCGCGCCCGTGGTACTGATGCACGCACCGGGCAAGGCAGACGACCTGCACTCGGGGACGCCGTTCGACGATGTGGTGCTCGACGTGTTCGACTGGCTGGCGGAGCGTCGTGATGCCTGCGTGGCGGCGGGTATCGCGCCGGAGCGCATCATTCTCGACCCGGGCTTCGGCTTCGGCCTCTCGCTGGCGGAGAACCTCACGCTGTTCAACGCGCTGCCGCTGTTCCATGCGCTTGGCCAGCCGCTGCTGGTCGGCGTCAGCCGCAAGCGGATGATCGGTGCGTTGTCCAACGAGGCTCCGGCGCATCGGCGGCTCGGTGGCTCGGTGGCGCTTGCGGTCAAGGCGATGGATGCGGGTGCGCACATCCTGCGCGTGCATGACGTGCCCGAAACGGTGCAGGCCGTCCGCGTCTGGCGTGGGCTGCGCGACGCTGCACTGACCGACTTCTCGCAACTGCCGGATTGA
- a CDS encoding SDR family NAD(P)-dependent oxidoreductase, which translates to MTAFSGRTALVTGAASGIGAACVEWLAKQGVARLLLVDLDGDKLDALDPGCECLRFAGDVADPKLWQRIGAASAGLDLAVLNAGVADSGTLVDFDFAQWRKVLSANLDGMALSLGCAMRGMRENGGAIVLTASVSGLKAEPGTAAYGASKAGVIQLAKVAAKEGAPLGIRVNAIAPGGVDTPIWDQVPMFRDFVQEQGGREAAISAMGKLATPLGRYARSDEIAAQIGFLLSDAAATITGTVLVSDGGYSL; encoded by the coding sequence GTGACCGCATTCTCCGGCCGTACCGCGCTTGTGACCGGCGCCGCATCCGGCATTGGCGCGGCTTGCGTCGAATGGCTCGCCAAGCAGGGCGTGGCGCGACTGCTGCTCGTCGATCTCGATGGCGACAAGCTAGATGCGCTTGATCCGGGCTGTGAGTGCCTGCGGTTTGCGGGCGACGTTGCCGACCCAAAGCTGTGGCAGCGGATCGGTGCGGCCTCCGCAGGACTGGACCTTGCCGTGCTGAATGCAGGCGTCGCGGATTCCGGCACCCTCGTCGATTTCGACTTCGCGCAGTGGCGCAAGGTCTTGAGCGCCAATCTCGACGGCATGGCCCTGTCGCTCGGCTGCGCCATGCGGGGAATGCGGGAGAACGGCGGCGCGATAGTCCTCACCGCCTCGGTCAGCGGACTGAAGGCGGAACCCGGAACCGCCGCTTACGGCGCGAGCAAGGCGGGCGTGATCCAGCTTGCCAAGGTCGCCGCGAAGGAAGGCGCGCCGCTCGGCATTCGCGTCAATGCGATTGCGCCCGGCGGCGTCGACACGCCAATCTGGGATCAGGTGCCGATGTTCCGCGATTTCGTGCAGGAACAGGGAGGACGAGAAGCCGCCATTTCCGCGATGGGCAAGCTCGCCACGCCGCTCGGCCGCTATGCCCGGTCCGACGAGATCGCCGCGCAGATCGGCTTCCTGCTCTCGGATGCGGCGGCGACGATAACGGGCACCGTGCTCGTCAGCGACGGCGGATATTCGCTCTGA
- a CDS encoding nuclear transport factor 2 family protein: protein METVERLAAIEAIRQVKARYFRGVDNQDSALVRSILAEDCVLDYRGCCTDPATGIDHLPMMNKVMEGRASWPDAVPSEGPRLVTVHQGHDPDITVDSESSASGIWAFTDRLFLPPGGPFSQLTGWGRYHETYVNHGDGWKLRTTRIERLRVEVA from the coding sequence ATGGAAACGGTGGAGCGGCTTGCCGCAATCGAAGCGATCAGGCAGGTCAAGGCGCGTTACTTCCGCGGCGTCGACAATCAGGACAGCGCTCTTGTGCGCTCGATCCTCGCCGAAGATTGCGTGCTCGACTATCGCGGCTGCTGCACCGACCCGGCCACCGGGATCGACCACCTGCCGATGATGAACAAGGTGATGGAAGGTCGGGCAAGCTGGCCGGACGCCGTTCCGTCGGAAGGGCCGCGCCTTGTGACCGTCCATCAGGGCCACGACCCTGACATCACCGTCGACAGCGAGAGTTCGGCCAGCGGCATCTGGGCCTTCACCGATCGCCTGTTCCTGCCGCCGGGAGGGCCTTTTTCGCAACTCACCGGCTGGGGCCGCTATCATGAGACTTACGTGAACCACGGCGATGGCTGGAAACTGCGCACGACCCGGATCGAACGGCTGCGGGTGGAGGTGGCGTGA
- a CDS encoding sigma-54-dependent transcriptional regulator: MADLDQRLLMLIDDEPAQSRLISALASREGWRTLIVRDAETAIATLGTRQGMQLSAIILDQWVPGDDACALISELKARRPALPILMLTASTSPLLAVEAMRAGATDYLVKPVAPDRLMHALRSATTREAPRDELAPLTEKMPSNPDFESMIGAAPNFRKALAVAAKAARGHAPVLIEGESGSGKEMLIRAMHAASPRSRMPLRIINIGGVPANSIESVLFGHEKGAFPGAFDRQIGALQHCDGATLALDEIDRLPESVQERLLEAVKKGDCRPIGARHSFRVDVRLIAASNLPLADLTDQGHFLPELLTALSPTKVLLPPLRERTGDIPALTRFFLARIGEQPGLRELGITDGALSLLAAYDWPGNVRQLQAVLFRAAVFCDGDALTSEDFPQLLNILGTGPSTAPQVPESAGVMLYTPDGNLRPLDEIEADVIRLAIGLYRGRMTEVARRLGIGRSTLYRKLSELGIDNAA, translated from the coding sequence ATGGCGGATCTGGACCAACGCCTTCTCATGCTCATCGACGATGAGCCCGCGCAGAGCCGACTGATCTCGGCGCTCGCTTCGCGCGAAGGGTGGCGCACGCTCATCGTGCGCGATGCCGAGACGGCCATCGCGACGCTCGGCACCCGGCAGGGCATGCAGCTTTCCGCGATCATCCTCGACCAGTGGGTGCCCGGCGACGACGCCTGCGCGCTGATTTCCGAACTCAAGGCCCGCCGCCCGGCGCTGCCGATCCTGATGCTGACGGCCAGCACCTCGCCGCTCCTTGCGGTCGAGGCGATGCGCGCAGGCGCGACCGACTATCTCGTCAAGCCCGTCGCACCCGACAGGTTGATGCACGCCCTGCGCTCGGCGACGACACGCGAGGCCCCGCGCGACGAACTCGCACCGCTGACGGAAAAGATGCCGTCGAACCCCGATTTCGAATCGATGATCGGTGCGGCCCCCAACTTCCGCAAGGCGCTGGCCGTCGCCGCCAAGGCTGCGCGCGGTCATGCTCCGGTGCTGATCGAGGGCGAGAGCGGATCGGGCAAGGAAATGCTCATCCGCGCGATGCACGCTGCATCACCGCGATCGCGCATGCCGCTGCGGATCATCAACATCGGCGGCGTACCCGCGAACTCCATCGAATCCGTGCTGTTCGGGCACGAGAAAGGCGCATTCCCCGGCGCGTTCGACCGCCAGATCGGCGCGCTCCAGCACTGCGACGGCGCGACGCTCGCGCTCGACGAGATCGACCGCCTGCCCGAATCCGTTCAGGAGCGCCTGCTCGAAGCGGTGAAGAAGGGCGATTGCCGCCCCATCGGCGCACGCCATTCGTTCCGCGTCGATGTGCGCCTGATCGCGGCGAGCAACCTGCCGCTTGCCGACCTTACAGACCAGGGCCACTTCCTGCCCGAACTGCTGACGGCGCTGTCGCCCACCAAGGTGCTGCTGCCGCCACTGCGGGAGCGTACCGGCGATATCCCCGCCCTCACCCGCTTCTTCCTCGCGCGCATCGGCGAACAGCCGGGCCTGCGCGAGTTGGGCATCACCGACGGCGCGCTCTCGCTGCTGGCCGCCTACGACTGGCCGGGCAACGTGCGCCAGCTTCAGGCGGTGCTGTTCCGCGCGGCGGTGTTCTGCGACGGTGACGCGCTGACCTCGGAAGATTTTCCACAGCTTCTCAACATACTGGGCACAGGTCCATCCACAGCCCCGCAAGTGCCTGAAAGCGCGGGCGTCATGCTCTACACGCCCGATGGAAACCTGCGCCCGCTCGACGAGATCGAGGCCGACGTCATCCGCCTTGCCATCGGCCTCTACCGTGGCCGCATGACCGAAGTGGCGCGTCGCCTCGGCATCGGGCGCTCGACGCTCTACCGCAAGCTCAGCGAACTCGGCATCGACAACGCCGCCTGA
- a CDS encoding aa3-type cytochrome c oxidase subunit IV yields the protein MASGNDIKAATETYNGFVKVATWGTVGCIVIVAFVVGLIAS from the coding sequence ATGGCTTCGGGCAACGACATCAAGGCAGCTACCGAGACCTACAACGGCTTCGTCAAGGTCGCGACCTGGGGCACGGTGGGCTGCATCGTGATCGTCGCCTTCGTCGTCGGGCTCATCGCCTCCTGA